The Pseudomonas sp. SCA2728.1_7 DNA segment ACAAGCCCTTGCGCCCGATCACGTCCGAGAGTGGGCCGATCAGGACCTGAGCAAATGCGATCCCCACGGCGAACAGACTGATTGACAGTGCGATGTCTGCCGGTGAATGGCGAAAGTGCGTCGCCAGTGCCGGAAAGGAAGGAAGTAGCACATCCAGTGGAAACACGCCCAACAGCACCATGGCCAGTAACAGGCTGACAGCGGCGCGGCGCTGTCGAGTGGTTGCCACGGATTTTCCTTTATCCATCGATCAGTCCTGCCTTGGCGAAAAGTTTCTGGTTATGGGGAAGGGCAAAAAAACCGGCCTTGCGCAGTGCATCCAGCGTAGCGATGGAACCTGATCGTGCACGCGCACGATTGGCGTGCACCGTTGCCATGCTGCCGACAATTTCCATCACGTCGCTGTCAGCAATGCCGGCTCCACGCAAGCTCTGTTGTAGCCAGCGTTCGTCCGCCTCGAAAAAAATCCCGATGATTTCCAGCAGTGTTCTGCTCGCAAAGGTGCGCTGGCGGCTGTTCATCGACAGCCAGAAGTAATGGAACGCTTCGGCGAAGTAGCGACTGTGGCGGGCTTCGTCGGCCAGATGGTCACGCAGCATGTCGTTGACGCTGGACACCAGACTGTCTCGGCAGACGTCCAGCAGCTCCCGGGCAATGATGGTTTCCGAGACGAAACCCAGCAGAAACCATGCCAGTGCCCGGCTCTTTTCTGGCGTGCGGGCAATCAGCGCATTCAGGCGGGTGATGCGCTGCGGAGTCGCCGGCCGTCCGGTGATTCCATAGAAATTGGCGATCTGCTCAGCGAGCCGATTGGAGAACAGCGCGTGGTAACCCTCGTCGGTGTAGAGCTGCAGCGCCGCGTGCTTCATCGGCAGAGGCACATAAATGGGCAGTTCGCGGTGCACGATGACTTCCACGGCACGATTGACGATGCGGTGTTCGAGCAGGGTGGTGTAATCGAGAAAGTGCACCAGGTGGTTGGCTGACAGCCGGTGCAATACATCGCGCCCCGCCGCCTGAATGGCCGGATGTGCCAGATAAGGCAGAAACGCCGGTGGAAACCAATGGCGGGTTTGCAGTTGCAGCGGCACATCGTCGGGCAATTGATAATCATGGGTACTGCTGCGCACGGAGGCACGGCTGTCCCAGTCTCCCAGGGTGAATTTGAGCGCCCAGGACACCGGTGCTTGATCTGCGTCGGTAATCGACTGGGTCATGCTGACCTCTCGTGCAACAGTTCGCGCATTTCGTGACACATCACTTGCCCGTCGCTTTCTCCGCAGCCAACAAAAAACAGCGGTTGTTCAGCGCTGCCTTCGATATTGAGGAGTGCTTCGACCTGCTGGTCGGCAAACGCGCCGGTCAGCCAGGTATTGAGGCCCAGTGCTGTGGCGACCAACTGGAAGGTTTGCGACAGGTGACCGGCCTCGACGAAGGCCATGCGATAGGCGCGCGAGTGTTCGTACTTCCACCAGAGCCGGTCAAAACGGGGGTGATGAACAACCCCAGCGGCAGGTTGTTGATGAAATGCTGACCGCCGAGCAGGTGGCCCAGCGCTGGTTCAGGTAATGGACTGACCCGGCTCAAGGTATGGTCGGCCGGATGATAGACATAGATGCCGGGATCCAGGCCGTCGACGTTCTGCACCAGCAGGAAGCCTTCGCAAGCGTTCAGGCCGCCGGCGGAAGGACTGCTGCGACGAGCGCTGAGTCCGACGGCGATACTGTCGTCGCGATCATTGTCACGTTCGTGGAGATAACCGAGGGAAAGGTAGAGCAGGGTACCGACGTCATTCAGCGTTATTGCTGCGCCTGTGTAGCTGCGGCAGGTTTTGCGCTGGAGCAGAACATTTCCAAGGCTGTTGTCATTCAATGCGCACGGCGCGGGCAGGGCGATACGCTGCTCGGGTGCGGGCGTCGGGCGGGCTGTAGTGGGCTGAGGGGTGGCCAGTACCTCGTTGCAGTGCGCCAGATATTGTCTGGACCACTCGTGAATATTCTGTGGGGTCTGTTCGCAGGGAATGTTTTGCGTGCCGATGTGATAAATCTTCGACAGTTCATCCCAACCCCATTGCGGACTGTCTATTTTTGAAATGGTTAGAATGCCCGCGCTTAATAGTTGTGTGTCTATTATGTTGTGGGTGTCGAAAAGTTTCGGGTTGTGGATTAGTTGTGCAAGTCGATTGGCATAATTCAGATCGAGTTCATGCTGAGTATGGTTTTTATAGTTCCACACAATTTGCCCGGGTGAGCGCGGCAATATAAATAAGTAAGGGTTGATGTACATATCTGTCAGTTCACTCTGGAAAAAGTCAAAAGGACGCCGGGATGCCGGCACTTCCCAGCGTCCTGACTTACTTAGCGGGCTTTAGGGGCAACCAGAAAAGCCAGGTTCGCGATTTTTTTACTTTCCAGAGAAATACTTTTCATGATGTGAACTCCTTGTTCATTGATGGTTGAAGTCACCTCGTGGTGACAACTTCATAATAGTTTGTAATGGATTATTGGCAAGAGGATATTAGGTAGGAAATTTCCAGTATTTTTGTCGGAGCAGTCTTTAGTCGGAAATAAACTTGTAGGGAAAGTTTCAGCAATTAAAAGACGTAAGGAAATATCCTGCACGTTAACGCGAAAATAATTGTAGGAAGTGTTGGGGGATAACGAAGAGGCAGGGCAGCGTGCAAAAAAAAGGGAGCCTGCTGGCTCCCCTCTTATCCGCGTGTATCAGCTGTTGGGCAGCAGGCGGCAGGTGATGCTCTTGATGTAGCGCGTTTCGGCGATGGCCGGGTGCACGGGGTGATCCGGGCCCTGACCGCCACGCTCGAGCAACTGGATGTTGCGATCCAGGTGACGGGCGCTGGTCAGCAGGATGTTCTGCAGGTCATCTTCCGGCAGGTGCATCGAGCATGATGCGCTAACCAGGATGCCGTCCTTGTTGAGCAGGCGCATGGCTTGCTCGTTCAGGCGGCGGTAGGCGCCTTCGCCGTTTTTCATGTCTTTCTTGCGTTTGATGAATGCCGGCGGATCGGCAACGATCACGTCGAAGCGTTCTTCGCTGGCTTTCAATTCTTTCAGCGCTTCGAAAACGTCGCCTTCGATGCAGGTCATCTTGTCGGCGAAGCCGTTCAGCGCTGCGTTGCGCTCAACGCCATCGAGGGCGAAAGCCGAGGCATCGACGCAGAACACTTCGCTGGCGCCGAATGCGGCAGCCTGTACGCCCCAACCACCAATGTAGCTATAGAGGTCAAGGACGCGTTTGCCTTTGGCGTAAGGGGCCAGGCGGGCGCGGTTCATGCGGTGGTCGTAGAACCAGCCGGTTTTCTGACCCTGAATGACCGGGGCTTCGAACTTCACGCCGTTCTCTTCCAGCGCCACCCACTCCGGCACCAGGCCGAACACGGTTTCGACGTAGCGGTTGAGGCCTTCAGCATCACGGGCCGCGGAGTCGTTCTTGAACAGAATGCCGCTTGGCTTGAGCACTTGGGTCAATGCCGCGATCACGTCAACTTTATGTGCTTCCATGGTCGCCGAGGCGATCTGCACCACAAGGATGTCGCCGAAACGGTCAACGACCAGGCCTGGCAGCAAGTCGGAATCGCCGTAGACCAGACGATAGAACGGCTTGTCGAACAGACGCTCGCGCAGCGACAAAGCGACGTTCAGGCGATGCACCAGCAGCGACTTGTCCAGCGACAGCTTGATGTCGCGCGACAGCAGGCGAGCGCAGATCAGGTTGTTCGGGCTCACCGCCACGATGCCCAGCGGTTTGCCGCCGGCAGCTTCGAGGATGGCTTGATCGCCGGCCTGGAAGCCGTGCAAAGGGGTGGCGGCTACATCGATTTCGTTGCTGTAGACCCACAGGTGACCGGCGCGCAGGCGACGGTCGGCGTTGGCTTTGAGGCGCAAGCTAGGCAGGGACATGACGTCGCTCCGGAAAAAAGAGCGGGAGTATAGCGTGTTGCGACTTGTGTCGGGTTTGATGAGCGATGAAACGCTGATGGCCCCTTCGCGAGCAGGCTCGCTCCCACAAAGGGCTTGTGACCGACACAAGACCAATGTGGGAGCGAGCCTGCTCGCGAATGCGGTCCCCAATGCTACGCCAACAGTGCGTCGATCAGCTCTTTGTTGAACGCCGGAATATCATCCGGCTGACGGCTGCTGATCAGGTGACCGTCCTTGACCACTTCCTTGTCGACCCAATTGGCCCCGGCATTTACCAGGTCATCCTTGAGCGTCTTGTAACTGGTCATGGTTTTGCCGTTGACCAGCCCCGCCGAGATCAACAACCAGCCGCCATGGCAGATCACTGCAATCGGTTTTCCGGCAGACGCGCCAGTCTTGACCAGATGCTGGGCGTCCTGGTCGATGCGAATGGTGTCGGAGTTCTGCACGCCGCCCGGCAGGACGATCGCGTCGTACTGTTCGCTGCTGGCGCTCTGGAAGGTCTGATCGACCTTGAAATCATCCGCCGGCTTGTCGTGATTCCAGCCTTTGACCTTGCCGGCCTCGGTGGAAAGGATGTCGACTTGGGCGCCGGCTTGCTCCAACGCTTGCTTGGGACCGGTCAGTTCGACCTGCTCGAAACCGTCTGTTACCAAAAAAGCGACGCGCTTGCCGTTGAGGGAAGTGGCCATCGATAAGCTCCTGAGTCTGTGGGAGTTTGCCGCCGCAAGGGATCGGAGTGATCCGTTGGGCATTACAGATTCCGAAGCCGTGGCCTGAATGAAAGTTCCTGACAATTGCCCACTGGTGTGTCGTCGCGCGGTTTTTAGAGGTTAGAATCGCCGCCTGTCCCAGAGTGTGTACTTATGTCCCAAGAGCTGACCACCGAACAGATTCAACAATCGCTGCAAGGCATCAGTGTGCCTGCGCAACCGCAGATCATGGTGGATCTGCAAATGGAGCAGTACATGCCCGACCCCGACCTGGAGGTGATCGCCAAACTGATCGCCCAGGATCCAGGGTTGTCCGGCTCGCTGCTGAAAATCGTCAACTCGCCGTATTACGGTCTGAGCAACAAGATCACCTCGATTCAGCGCGCAGTGAACCTGCTGGGCAGCCGATCGATCATCAACCTGATCAACGCGCAGTCGATCAAGGGCGAGATGAACGACGACACCATCGTCACCCTCAACCGTTTCTGGGACACCGCCCAGGACGTGGCGATGACCTGTCTGACGCTGGCCAAACGTATCGGTACTCAAGCCGGCGACGAGGCTTACGCCTTGGGTCTGTTCCACGATTGCGGCGTGCCGTTGATGTTGCAGCGGTTCCCCAATTACATGACGGTTCTGGAAAAGGCCTACGCCAATGCCGGCGCCGAATGTCGCGTAGTGGACACTGAGAACAGCGAGTTCAACACCAACCACGCCGTGGTCGGCTACTACACCGCCAAGTCCTGGCGCTTGCCGGAACACGTCAGTGCGGCGATCGCCAATCACCACAACGCCTTGGCAATTTTCAGCGATGAGTCTTCGCGCAACAGCCAGATGAAAAACCTGCTGGCGATCCTGAAAATGGCCGAACACATTTGCGCTTCGTATCGCGTGCTGGGCAACCAGACCGAAGATTTCGAATGGAACGCCGTCGGGCCGTTGGTACTCGACTATGTAGGGCTGTCGGATTACGACTTCGAAACCCTCAAACAAACGATCCGCGACCTCGGCGCGCATTGATTCGAGGACGCTATGCCTGAACTGCCGGAAGTCGAAACCACCCGTCGCGGGATTGCTCCGCATCTGGAAGGCCAGCGCGTCAGTCGGGTGATCGTGCGTGATCGGCGCCTGCGCTGGCCGATCCCGGAAGACCTCGATGTGCGCCTGTCGGGGCAGCGCATCGTGCTGGTCGAGCGTCGTGCCAAGTACCTGTTGATCAACGCCGAAGTCGGCACGTTGATCAGTCATTTGGGCATGTCGGGCAACTTGCGTCTGGTCGAGGTCGGCTTGCCGGCGCTCAAGCATGAACATGTCGATATCGAGCTGGAATCGGGGCTGGCCCTGCGCTACACCGATCCGCGACGGTTCGGCGCGATGTTGTGGAGCAATGATCCACTCAATCATGAACTGCTGATTCGTCTCGGCCCGGAACCACTGACCGATCTGTTCGATGGCGAGCGCTTGTTCCAGCTGTCGCGCGGGCGTTCGATGGCGGTCAAGCCGTTCATCATGGACAACGCAGTGGTCGTGGGCGTCGGCAATATCTACGCGACCGAAGCGCTGTTTGCTGCCGGGATCGACCCGCGTCGCGAGGCGGGAGGGATTTCCCGGGGGCGATACCTGAAACTGGCGATCGAGATCAAACGCATTCTTGCCGCTGCCATTGAGCGAGGCGGTACGACGTTGCGTGATTTCATCGGCGGTGACGGTCAGCCGGGTTATTTCCAGCAGGAGCTGTTTGTCTATGGCCGTGGCGGCGAACACTGCAAGGTCTGTGGCACCGGGCTGCGGGAAGTGAAGCTGGGCCAGCGTGCCAGTGTGTTCTGCCCGCGCTGCCAGAGCTGAGGCAAAAAGCTGAAAAAGTCCTACGGTCTATAGTGAGTTGTCTCACTGTTCAGCCCGAAGGATCGTGCCATGAAATCCTTGCAAGCCCTCTTTGCTGCGCTGCTGCTGTGTTCCAGTCTGGCTGTTCAGGCCACGGAAAACGGCAGCGGTGACCCGCGCTACACCATCCAGAATCCACCGGCCTACGCGATGATCGGCGACTTGCTGATTGCCCGACCTTTATTGGTGGTGGCGACGGTGATCGGTGCGGGGGCGTTTGTCGTGTCGTTGCCGTTTACCGCACTGGGTGGCGGGATTGGCGATGCCGGGCAGGCGTTGGTGGTCGATCCGGCGAAGGCCGCTTTTGTGCGGTGCCTGGGGTGTATCGGGGAAGGGTTTGAGCAGCGCGAGTGAGCTGATCAGGGTTTAACTGTGAGGCTGACGGCCTCATCGCGAGCAGGCTCACTCCTACAATTGAAATGCGTTCCAATGTAGGAGTGAGCCTGCTCGCGATGGCGTCGGTACAGGCGCTGAAAAATCAGGCCTTGCCGGTAATCTTGCGGTACTTCTCCATCAACTGTTCTTCAGTCTCCGGATGCGCCTCGTCCAGCGGAATGCAATCCACCGGGCAGACCTGTTGGCACTGTGGTTCGTCGTAGTGGCCGACGCACTGGGTGCACAGGTTGGGGTCGATCACGTAGATCTCTTCGCCCTGGGAGATGGCGGCGTTCGGGCACTCGGGTTCGCAGACGTCGCAGTTGATGCAATCGTCGGTGATGATCAGGGACATGCTAACTCCAGCCGGGGCGGCAGGCCCGGGCGCTATAAATCAATGCGCGCAATTGTGCCGCATTGGCGCGCGCAGTGCACGCTGCTGCGATCAAGGGCTGTAATCAACAGCCAGGATCGCAGCCCGAGCCTTCGGCAGCTCCTACTTTTTAAAGCGTAGGGTCAGCGCGTCAGCCACGGCCGGGTGGACGAACTTGCTGATATCGCCGCCCAGCGCAGCAATTTCCCGTACCAGCGTCGAGGAAATGAACGAATAACGCTCGGACGGGGTGAGAAACAGACTCTCCACATCCGGGGCCAACTGGCGGTTCATGTTGGCCAGCTGGAATTCGTATTCGAAGTCCGACACCGCACGCAAACCACGCAGGAACACGTTGGCGTTCTGCTCTTTGGCGAAATGCGCCAGCAGTGTCGAGAAGCCGACCACTTCCACGTTCGGCAGGTGTTTGGTGACCTCGCGAGCCAGTTCGACCCGTTGTTCCAGCGGGAACAGCGGGTTTTTCTTCGGGCTGGCAGCGACCGCAATGATCACGTGGTCGAACAGGCGCGAGGCGCGTTCGACCAGATCGCCATGGCCCTTGGTAATAGGGTCGAAGGTACCTGGGTACAACACTCGGTTCATCGCGTCGTCCTGGCGGGAGTCCGTTGGGGAGTCGGATGGTATCGCAGCCGTCCCGGTCGGCCAAGTCGCCTGTTGGGTAAGAAAGCACTATAGACGATGGCAATAATCGGTTTTTTCACGGGTTTCTCAGCCGATCGACGAGGGATGTCGCCAGTTGCGCAGTGAGGCCATACACCGACAGCTGCGGGTTGGCGCCAATGCTGGTGGGGAACAGCGAGCCGTCGTGGATCGACAGATTAGCCAGTTGATGATGCCGTCCGAGACTGTCGGTGACCGCGCTTTTCGGGTCTTCGCCCATCGCGCAGCCGCCCATGACATGCGCGCTGCCCAACCGAGTGCGGTACAGCTCAAGGCTCAAACCGTCGATCAGCGTGCGCGCTTCGGCCAAAGTTTTTACGTAACGGGCGTCGGCGTGCATCGGCATTACCGATTTCGCACCGCCGGCGAACTGGATTTCGGCCATGACCTGAAAGGCCCGGCGCAGGCCTTCCCAGGCGTAGGGCGAAACCTGATAGTCGAGCACCGGCGAACCATCGCCACGTAATTCGACTGCACCGCCCGTGCTGTCCGGGTGAAATCCATCACGCAGCAAGGCCAGCATGGCGTGGGTGTGTGGCAGGTCAGCCATGTGTTGCGCGCTTTCCTCGCCAAAGCCGCCGAGCAGGGTGGCCGCCAGTGCCGGGTGCAGCGGTGGTACTTCAAGTTTGAAGGCCATCGGCCCGGTGGTGCCGTCCTTCCACTGGAAATGGTCGGAATAGATTGACTGCGGCGCCCCGTAAAACGGGTTGATGACTTCGTCGAAGCGCGCGGCGGACATGTTCACCGGGTGCAGGAAGGTACGTTTCCCCAGGGTTTTATGCGGGTCCGGAGCGTCCGAACGCAGCAACAGCGCCGGGCTGTTGATACCACCGCCGGCCAATACGTAATGCCGCGCCTTGACGCTGATCGTGCGCCCGGTCGGTTCGACGCAGCGCTCATCCATCGCCACGCATTGCAGGCCAGTGACTTTGTCGCCGTTGATCAGCAGTTTCTCCGCGCGAGCGAGATAAAGCAGCTCGCCGCCCTTTTCCAGGGTCGCCGGAATGGTCGTGACCATCATCGATTGCTTGGCGTTGGTCGGGCAGCCCATGCCGCAATAGCCGAGGTTCCAGCAGCCGCGCACATTGCGCGGGATCACGTGCCAGCTGTAACCGAGGTGTTCGCAGCCTTTGCGGATCACATCGTTGTTGGCATTGGGCGGGACCATCCACGGCGCGACGCCGAGGCGTTGTTCCATTTTCTCGAACCACGGCGCCATCTCGGCGGGGCTATGGCCTTTGACGTTGTGTTCTTTGGCCCAGTGCTCGAGGGTCGGCTCCGGGGTGCGGAAACTCGATGTCCAGTTGATCAGCGTGGTACCACCGACCGCGCGCCCCTGCAGGATGGTGATCGCGCCGTCCTTGCTCATGCGGCCGATGCCTTCCTGATAGAGGCTGCTATAGGCCTGGTCTTCAAGCATTTTGAAATCGGAGCTGGTTTTCAGTGGGCCTTCTTCGATCAGCAGGACTTTGTAGCCGGCAGCGCTGAGGATTTCCGCCGTGGTGCCGCCACCGGCGCCGCTGCCGATGATCGCCACGTCGGCCTCAAGGGTGAGGTCGTCGCTCAACTGTGCGCCGTTGTAGGTTTTCCAGCCTCGGGCGAGGCCTTCGCGGAACGGGTCGGGTACGGGCATCGGTCAGGTTCTCTTGTTTTTGTTGTTCTGGCGGGCCTCATCGCGAGCAGGCTCACTCCTACATTTGGAATGCGACCCCCTGTAGGAGTGAGCCTGCTCGCGATAGGTGCGACTCGGTCTCAGACCGAAGGCGGGCCGGGATAGCCGCAATGCGCCCACGATTCTGCGCGGGTATACCAGGCCATCATCACCATCTGCTGCAGCGAGCTATGCCCCATGCGCAGCAGGCTCAACGAGCTGTTTTCCCAACGATCAAGAAAATGCCGCATGGCTTCGGCACTGGCATTTTCCCAACTGCCCCAGATCCCGGTGAGTGGCCCGCGCGTCACCGCCATGCCGAGGACGTCGAACAGCTGCCGGGTGAGTTTGAGCATTTCCGGCGACAGGTGATTAAGGCTGTAGTCCAGCGACTTGAGCGTGCCATCGACAGCGGCCGGCATCTTTTCGGCCACCACGGCGCCGTCGAGCATCACCGGAATCAGTGCGCGCAGAAACAGCAGATCGCCGTCACGCAACGAGACAAAACCGTTGGCCGCGACGCTCGACGAGCAGCCGCTGAGGCTGGCGCCGAGTCCGGCGGTGGCGAGAAACGCCGTGGCGCCGAGGCTGAACTTCAGCAGGCCACGGCGCGACAGTGCGGGTGTTTCGGTCAGGCTTGGGTGCATTATTTTTATTACCCGGCGGTGACGAAGGTTTAGCGAATGAACAGCTTCTGGATCAGTTTCTGAATCGATGTGCCGTAAGGCGGGTAAATCAGTCGGGCGGCGTTGAACCGCTGTTTGATCAGCACGCCTTTGGCTTTGCTGAAGGTCAGGAAGCCTTCGTGACCGTGGTAGTGGCCCATGCCCGAAGCGCCGATACCGCCGAACGGCATATCGTCCTGAGCGACATGCAGCAACGTGTCGTTCAGGCACACGCCGCCGGAATGGGTTTGGTGCAGCACCCGGTTCTGTTCGCGTTTGTCGTAGCCAAAGTAGTAAAGAGCCAGAGGACGTGGCCGCTGATTGATGTAAGCAAATGCCTGCTCGAGATCCTGATACGGCACGATCGGCAGCAGCGGGCCGAAGATTTCGTCCTGCATCACGGTCATCTCGTCGCTGACATTCAGCAGCACACTGTGCGGCATGCGTCGGCCCTGGCCCTGTTCGAACAGCGGAATCAACAGCGCGCCCTTGCTGGTCGCGTCGCTGACGTAGCCGTTGAGCCGCGCCAATTGGCGTTCGTTGATGATCGCCGTGTAGTCCGGATTGTCGGTCAGTGTCGGGTAAAAACCCTGCACCGCCTGGCGATAGGCTTCGACGAAGCCACCGACCCGGTCTTCCGGGACCAGCACGTAATCCGGGGCGACGCAGGTCTGCCCGGCGTTGAGGGTTTTGCCGAAGGCGATGCGCTCGGCGGCATCCTTGAGCGGTACGTCGCGGGAGACGATGGCCGGCGATTTGCCGCCCAGTTCCAGTGTCACCGGGGTGAGGTTTTCGGCGGCGGCACGCATCACGTGTTTGCCGATGCTGGTGGCGCCGGTGAACAGCAAGTGATCGAAGCGCAAACGGGAAAACGCCACGCCGATGTCGGCTTCACCGAGCACCACGCAGACCAGGTCTTCGGGGAAAATTCGCGCCAGCAACTCTTTCATCAGCAAGCCGGTGGCCGGGGTCGATTCGCTGAGTTTGAGCATCACCCGGTTGCCCGCCGCCAAGGCGCCGACCAGCGGGCCAACCGCCAGATACAACGGGTAATTCCACGGCACGATGACGCCAACCACGCCGAGTGGCTGATAGACCACTTTTGCCGAAGCAGGCTGGAACGCCATGCCGACCTTGCGCCGCGAAGCTTTCATCCAGCCTTTGAGATGGCGGCTGGCGTAGTGAATGCCGTGCAGGCTCGGCATCAGCTCGGCGAGGAGGGTTTCATCGGCGCTGCGGTGACTGAAATCGGAGCTGATCGCCGCGATCAATGCCTGACGCTCGTTGCTGAGCAAATCACTCAGTGCCTTGAGCCATTGCTGACGCTGGGCGGCGGGTGGCATCGGATTGGCGGCATACGCGGCCCGCTGCGCCTCGAACAACCGGTCCAGCTCGGCCAGCGGTTGTTGCAGCGTTTGCAGGTAAGCAATGTCGGCAGTCATGGTCTGCTCCGGATTTATTGTAGTGATGAACTTTTTAGAGTCTATGCTCTAGAAAGTCAAATGACTTCCTTGCACAGCATTGTTTTATCCATTTCCGGTTAGGTCGTAAGATGCCCCCCAACGCACTCTGAATTAAAGCTCAAGCCATGGCCCCACGAATAAAAACCAGCGAGCGTATCGTGCTGAACAGCCTTGAGCTGTTCAATCAGCAGGGCGAGCGCAGCATCAGCACCAATCACATTGCCGCCCACATGGAGATTTCTCCGGGCAATCTGTACTACCACTTCCCCAACAAGCAGGCGATCATCGCCGTCTTGTTCAGTGAGTACGAAAGCCTCGTGGACAGCTTCCTGCGCCCACCGCAGGGGCGCGCGGCGACGGTCGAGGACAAGCGTTTCTATCTCAAGGAACTGCTCTCGGCGATGTGGCGCTACCGTTTTCTGCACCGCGATCTGGAGCATCTGCTCGACAGCGATCCGGAACTGGCCGCCCGTTATCGGCGCTTTTCCCAGCGCTGCGTGATTCAGGGCGCGGCGATCTACGAAGGTTTCGTCGCTGCCGGGATCCTCGACATGGATCGCGTGCAGATCGAATCCCTGACCCTCAATGCCTGGATCATCCTGACGTCGTGGGTGCGCTTCCTGTGCACCACCCGCGAAAACTCCAACCACCTCAGTGAACAAGCCATTAAACGTGGCGTGTATCAGGTGCTGGTGCTGGAAGCTGGATTTGTCACCGAGCAGGCGCGAGACGAGGTCAATGCGTTGTTCGAGGAGTTCTACGTGCCGCTGGCCCAGGCCCTTGAAGACGTGAAATAAACCGTTCTGTTGAAATCCCCCAGGAGCCCGTTATGCCGATTGCGCAACTGATCAGCCCCGAAGCACTGGATGCCCGCAAGGCGCAGCCGGGGCTGGTGATTCTCGATTGTCGTTTTGCCCTCGAAGACCCGGACTACGGTCAGCGCAGCTATGCAGAAGGGCACATTGCCGGGGCGAGCTTCGCCGATCTTGAGCGAGACCTCAGCGGTAAAGTGGTCAAAGGCGTGACTGGCCGTCACCCGTTGCCCGAGCCGGCGGCGTTGATCGAGCGGCTGCAAGCGTGGGGCATCAACGCTGACAGCGACGTGGTTTTGTACGATGACGGTCCCGGTGCCTACGCGGCGCGGGCGTGGTGGTTGCTGGCGTGGCTGGGCAAGCGCGATGGCGTGTTCATT contains these protein-coding regions:
- a CDS encoding twin-arginine translocation pathway signal protein — its product is MHPSLTETPALSRRGLLKFSLGATAFLATAGLGASLSGCSSSVAANGFVSLRDGDLLFLRALIPVMLDGAVVAEKMPAAVDGTLKSLDYSLNHLSPEMLKLTRQLFDVLGMAVTRGPLTGIWGSWENASAEAMRHFLDRWENSSLSLLRMGHSSLQQMVMMAWYTRAESWAHCGYPGPPSV
- a CDS encoding coniferyl aldehyde dehydrogenase, with product MNPEQTMTADIAYLQTLQQPLAELDRLFEAQRAAYAANPMPPAAQRQQWLKALSDLLSNERQALIAAISSDFSHRSADETLLAELMPSLHGIHYASRHLKGWMKASRRKVGMAFQPASAKVVYQPLGVVGVIVPWNYPLYLAVGPLVGALAAGNRVMLKLSESTPATGLLMKELLARIFPEDLVCVVLGEADIGVAFSRLRFDHLLFTGATSIGKHVMRAAAENLTPVTLELGGKSPAIVSRDVPLKDAAERIAFGKTLNAGQTCVAPDYVLVPEDRVGGFVEAYRQAVQGFYPTLTDNPDYTAIINERQLARLNGYVSDATSKGALLIPLFEQGQGRRMPHSVLLNVSDEMTVMQDEIFGPLLPIVPYQDLEQAFAYINQRPRPLALYYFGYDKREQNRVLHQTHSGGVCLNDTLLHVAQDDMPFGGIGASGMGHYHGHEGFLTFSKAKGVLIKQRFNAARLIYPPYGTSIQKLIQKLFIR
- a CDS encoding TetR/AcrR family transcriptional regulator, whose product is MAPRIKTSERIVLNSLELFNQQGERSISTNHIAAHMEISPGNLYYHFPNKQAIIAVLFSEYESLVDSFLRPPQGRAATVEDKRFYLKELLSAMWRYRFLHRDLEHLLDSDPELAARYRRFSQRCVIQGAAIYEGFVAAGILDMDRVQIESLTLNAWIILTSWVRFLCTTRENSNHLSEQAIKRGVYQVLVLEAGFVTEQARDEVNALFEEFYVPLAQALEDVK